The genomic segment gcaagcccttctcagtaatcacagaccatcatgcgctctgctggctttcgtcgctcaagaaTCCTACTGGCCgtctcggtcgttgggccctccgactacaagaatatccttacacagtgacttacaagtcgagacgccaacaccaggacgcagattgcctctctcgcaacccagtcgaagacgcgacctctacgtctgatactgacaccgacgcctgtgttctctctgtttttccactgctccatgtcgccgacgagcagcgccgtgacccctCCTTGCGTACCATCactgaccgcctggaatcgtcacttgccgacagttcccttcgcttattcacacttcaagatggcgtactctaccgccacaacgttcaccccgacggccctgcattactccttgtgatgcgtaaacaccttcgctcggctgttctccacgaacttcacgaccttcccactgccggtcacccgGGTGTGtaacgtacctacgaccggatccgccgacgcttcttttagccagggcttgctcgctccgttcgaagatacgtagctgcgcgtgagaaatgccagcgacgcaagacaccatcgacgctccctgctgggtaccttgaACCattcgacattcccgcggaaccattctttccgGTTGGTTTGGACtaacttggcccttttcctctttctacctctgggaacaggtggatggCTGTGGCCACgaattacgccacgcgctacgccatcacccgagcgcttcctacaagctgcgccaccgatgtcgccgattttcttctacgcgacgtgattttattacatgaagCTCCGCCACAACTTCCCACAGAccatggccggacattcctatcaaaagatATCGTGGAGATCCTGCAGTCCtatgccacgaggcacaagctatccacgccataccatccgcaaacaaatggcctcacggagcgtctcaatcgcactctcacagacatgctcgcgaaatatctCTTCAGActacactgactgggacctcattctaccgtttgtcacatttgcttatagttcctcgcgccacgacacagccggttattcctcatttttccttctgttcagccgaaaaccagcactgcccctcgacacaacccttcctgttcacgcggcaccgaccagcgaatatgcacttgacgccatcgcccgctgtgctcACGTAAgtgaaattgcccgtgaccgtcttctcaaatcccaagagagtcaaaggcgtttgtacgaccggcgacacagagacgtgcacttcccgcctcgTTCTTCGGTGCTCTATGGCCTCCATCGTGTCAGGTCGGCCTGcccgaaaaactgctgtctcgttacacaggcccccaccgagtgcttcgtgccgtgactcccgtcacctacgatatcgcccctgacgccccatctgcttcccagtacagtgatatcgtgcacgttacaccactgaagcagtatcaccctcccagtgatgacatttagacgctccgggacgtcgcttctgccgccgagggattatgctacacgcgtgtggtatttgattgtttgaacgagtcGCGTGGGCCCCGTCATTTGAGAAAAGAGGAGGGAGaatgaactgggctcgcgctgtgaatctaatcggtcagcgctgcaaccgctgttgtaaatataagcTGTAAATaattgctcgtcttactgactcggccttcgcgtaacaatatatatgacATGCCACTGTTCACTGTTGTCTGCAGTTGATCGTACATTTGATAAGTAGCGCATTTCGCGGCATTTTAAGGATACAGAGGGCACGCTTACACATGAATCACCATGTGCGTGTATCAGGAAAGCTTCATGTATTTCATGAGCACAATGCTCCGGGTAGCGCCCGCCAAGCGTGCATTCTTCAAGATATGGTGTGCAGCCACCGTTTATGCAATGATCTGCCAGGTTACTTGCGACTGAGCTCCTGAGCTCCTGAGCGCCCGCATGAAAACAGCATCTTAAACACAACTTTACATGTGCAGTTTATAAAAGCTAGTGCATGCTTCGTATAACATTCGCGTTATTCAGCCTTCTTTGTTCACCCTATGGCAAAGAGCGGGAAACGTataaggggttccagcaagtacggacgcgagcacaaataaaaataaacggaCAGGACAATGCTGGTGCTCGCTTTTACTTGTGCTCGCCTCCGTACTTGCTGGACCCCCTTATACGTTcgccatgcaccaactggcccagcaagccACACTACTAAAGAGCGGAAAGTTTAGTGCGTGAAGTGAATCcaacttttatttctatttctgCTGCTATATTCTTTAACCTACGGGGACAGTTTAACCTATTGGAATAAACGTCGTACTCACTGCACTTACTCAACTTTCCGCTCTTTGCCGTAGAGTGAACAAAGAAGGTCGAAAATGCGCAAATGTGATAAGAAACATGCACTATCTTTTATAAACTGCACATGTAAAGTCGTCTATGAGATACCGTTTTCACGCGGTCCCTGCCACATGGGGCAAAGCGGCCGAGGTATTAATGATCGCTTCTAGAATACGCATAATGGCTCAGGGGCTCAGTCGCAAGTAGCCTGGCAGATCACTGCATAAACTGTGGCTGCACACCATATCTTGAAGATATGTACGCTCCTGGAAAGCCGCCCGCAGTGCGcgcacatacacgcgcacacgcgcatgcgcacacccGCAAAACATCTTCCACGTAACTCGCTTTATACATAACGACTTTATATCGTTTGCAATGACGCAAGTATTGCATAGTAATGTAGTCGCATGGCTTATATCTAGCCGTTAATCTATATATGTTGCAAAAACATTCATGTACTGATGTTGCTGCGCAGGTTAAGGAACTCTAAATGAACCGGATTGATCCCCAGTTACTTCCCCCCTCCATCAATTCCACGGTACTTAGGATAACTCGGCTTGTTATCTCTTGAGAGTAAACAACATATATATACGTTCGTTAGTATGCACAAGTTGCGTAATGCCGACAGTAGGGGGTGTGAATAATAACACAGCTTTCTGACAAAATGAAATATGACCGGGAAAATAGCGCACGCAACGTTGTTAAAAGATGTCGGCAACAGCGAAAATTCGAATTAAGCTGTAACTTCGAAAATTCGCGTTTCTCTGCGCCCTGTTTTCCCCTGTCATGACAACAAAATTCGTGCATGTGGCTCTAGTCTAATTACCGCGCAGAATCACGCACTGTTTGTAAAACCACTAAGTTTAAGATTTTTTATGTCATGCTGTCATTTACGCGCTGGTTTCTGCATGAACCGCCAAACATTGCGATTAAGGTAAAAATGCATTCATGGAGAGGGCAATGATCTATCTTCACATCAGGCCGTACATCTACAAGCTTCCTGGTAACCTCATATTGtcgatcacccgccgtggttgctcagtggctatggtgttgggctgctgagcacgaggtcgcggggtcgaatcccggccacggcggccgcatttcgatgggggcgaaatgcgaaaacacccgtgtgcttagatttaagtgcacgttgaagaaccccaggtggtcaaaatttccggagtcctccactacggcgtgcctcataatcagaaagtggttttggcacgtaaaacccgaaatattattatCATATTGTCGATCGTGCCCCAGTGGTACTGCCGTTCTTAATGACGCTAGCTTGCCACAGCAAGGTTCTCTTGCATGAGAATTGTAGCCGTTTATCCACTTTTAATTCTTATTCGGTTATTTTCAGGAATGTCGTAAGGGTATCTGTTTGTAATGTCAAAAATAATTTATCCATCGCCTTTTGTCGCAATACCATCGATGTTAAGCGGCATGCATGCTCAGAAAAGTTATTGATCTGTCCGCTGATGAACTGGTCATAAAATGCGTAATTTTTTTAAAGTTATCATCTTCGTTCTAAGTCTAATGGAAAAAGCACACAACACAGCTGAACCTGTAAACATTATGAGGAAAAATTCAATATTTTCTTTGAACGAAGCAGCGCCAAGTGACAGTAAAATGCATCATCTGTGATTCTCACGATGATTTAAGAAGTATACAGCATCAAAATGTGCATTAGTAAGATAAGTAGTAGATGCACGCTATGTGGACAACAAAGCATAGGTTACCGGTCacgatgtgtgtgtgtatataaccGAATCGGTAGCTCGTGAGCCAGAAGCTTTCAAATTGTTATTGTCTGGTTCAAAAGAGCAAGAACGAACGAACCAATAGCTCGACCTGTATGGATTACGCGGTTCTTGCTTAGCATCCTTCTGTCATGTCGCCCACGTGACGCTATTTTAAAGTTTTAGAACCGCACAAAATGCTGTCACTGTACTAATGCGCTCGCTATTTAGATGAACGATTTGTTACTCCACGCCATAAAGCGTACGTTACATGTAGTACCAGAAGGCTTCTGGCCATAAGCAGGTTCGGTTTACGCTTACCGGCTACTTGGACCTGGGAAACGACTCCCACGGCGCAGGCAGCCAAGGTGATGAGCCATGTTGGCTGCCGAGGTGGCAGTGGCATCGTCGTTGGTTCCCGCCGAAGTGCGAGCTTCACTCTCGAGCGATTGgctagttttctcttttttttttttacctttcctccATCTCTGCCATGCCTTCTCTCCGCTCGCATTTTATATTGGCATTCTTTCGCGTTTCTCGgaaaataaggaaaaagagtGTCGAGACCAGTCGTACAGCATATCGAAGTATGCGCGTAAACCTCAGCAGCGCCCAATGAAACGTTGTCAGTAGTTTCGTGCAGTTGATTGGGAGGTGTTAAGCCCATGTGATCGACTGCGCCTCCATGCAGGGCATGTGTTTCAGTCTTTCTCACTGCAGCCTTTCTTTTGGTTTTCTCGAACGGCGGAAGTCAGTGAGGTCAGCAAATCGTACGCGAGAGGTTCACACACGAAAGGCTAAACAAATCGGAGAAGCACACGTTCATTCAGCAGCGCGCTATCCGATTTTCTAAAGACATCAGAGAACTCAGGAGTTTCTGTGTGTCCCGTAGGTGCAACCGACACGTCTTCCTCACTCTCTTCGCGTCCGTACTGCTGCATCGAACTCGTGGAGCAGCCTAACGTTCGTAAGGCAGCGAGGGCGGTTTTCCGGCCGGCTTGTTCTCCGACATCCGTCGCTACTCAGGCCGTGTCACGAAAAGAACTTAACGAATCAAAGTGGCTTGACTGGCCGGAACACAACAGCTGTTACTCTTCTTGGAACGTGTGAAACATCCGGTCTTTGTTTCCTTTCAAGTGGACGGTGAATCGGTAACGCAAGTGAAAGCGTGGGCTTCGATCAAGAGGAGCACAGCACAGACGTTGAGGAAGTGAAACCGATGTGTGACGGACACATCTATAGGCTCACATGCttcagctaaaaagaaaaaaaaaagacgatgctGCAAACATCTGGGCCACTGATAACAACAGCCCTGTAATTATTATCTGCATCTGCTCAAATTAGTGCACTATCGTGCACCATTCCAGAGGCCCAGGAGTAGCGGGTTTCCGAAGACGGTGCCACCTGTCCAAAATGTGTTTTCTCGCTAGCCGGCTCGGTACGTTTTGATTCAGCGAGTTCTACCTTTTAATTAACCAAGCGCTTATATTCAGTGCTTTCCAAAAGGCGTGGCTTTCGGAACAGCGAGAGACACATGTGCAACTTCTCTAAAGCCACGcttagattaaaaaaaagaaagctcttttatgtctttatttttatttcactgCCCCTAATATAATGCAAGAGCTGTAAGTGCGTCGTATGACATTCATTCCGCCATTTCACCGAGAAAAGCACTTGCGAACACACTTTCTTTCCACCGGCGCCATCGAGGAAGAAGCAACAAGAATAATAACACTGCCGATGTCAATTGTAATTTGTCGGTCGGGTTATATGCGTGCCTAGTGTAGACGTTGCGCGCAAAGTGTTGGCTTCTCCGCAACGCTGTGGAGCCCGTTTCGGTCACGTGATGGCGCTCGGCGAATAATGGCGTTACagaagtaaaggggaagagaaatgcagccataatgaagcacagagaactgtggggatacaataggtacgaggtgctccggggtatgtggaatgGTGTAATaattccaggacttacttttggaaatgcggttgcttgctttaaatcaggggtacaaacAGGACTCGAcgacaaccaaaggtcagtgggacgcatcgcattgggcgctcacgagaagactacaaatgaagctgttcagggtgatatgggctggactagttttgaagtgtgGGAATCTctcagtaaaattgattatgaagaacgactgaggaacatggaagaaagtaaatgggctggaagaggtttgaggtatctgtacgggaaaaacgttgattcatagtggaggaaaagaactaggaagcttaccagcaagtatgcggcctgtagggtgggcaacacagcaacaaagaacgtcaagcggaaagtcagagaggctgaagtaatctcatgggtgacggcaatggaaaagaaacctgccatgagtacctacttaaggggaaaaaatgaaatcaggaaagaaacaatttatgataactcaaagggaagctcattacttttcgaagcgagatagggatgccttagaacatgcacctataaagcgagatttaagaaggaagaagcatgtgcttgctgcggtaaagctagggaaacgatggagcatgttttattagaatgtgaagacatttgcccagcggtcgatttaggcatcactggcctctttgaagcccttgcgttcaacgagacatgtctgcaatagagattagtaagaggcaatttgAAGATTTTTAGAAGTAAAGTAAGGagacgacaaaaaacggagacctaCAAAAGctaagttcgcaatagggggtcagaaaatttggttgtgagagttcatagcggtttttttttaacctaggtaggacattaagcagtataatagcaagagcttggtggcgcaacccaccgccccgttccagaggggacgctcataacatccaaccatccatccgtTATAATGACTGGAAGTGGCTCAAGTGGTGCGCGGAATACGTACAGTGGCGCATCTCTGTCTCCCTTGCCCAAGGGAGCCATTTACGGCAGTTCTACTACGGAAAGGAGTGCGGCGCAGCTCGTCGGCTAACGGAGTCATTGCGGTTTAGTAACGCTCCTCGACGATTACTGCAGCAAAGAGCCTCTATAGAAACGATACTCTGACTTCCACACTGGCATTGCCATATTACGACACTATGCTCACAAATCTTTCAGGAGCGTCGTTGCATGACCTCTGAGATTGTGCGGTGCGCGCTCTCTTGGAGGCCATGGTTCTTGATATCCAGTGATCGATATACTCGATAAGTACGTAGTGCTGCCCTCCACTACGAAGTAGTATCCCTGCATATGCTCCCAAAGGGAGTTTGGAATCATTTAGAGGGACACGACTCGTAGGAGTCGAGCAGGCCGCGTCTCGAGTCGAAGAGCATTTTCGAATATGGGTGTCATGCTTTCAAACTTCGTCACACGTTTCAGCTCTGTCGACTGCGATGTTTGCGAATTTCGCACCATCTGACCTTCTTCAGCAACGTATAATGTGGAGTAGAAATAATataaggattgattgattgattgattgattgattgattgattgattgattgattgattgattgattgattgattgattgattgattgattgattgattgattatatgtagtgtttattggcgcaagggccaagtgtggccaaagagcgccaaggcagtgttgataagttcgcaatgtagttatgagttctatggggttaatgtaatgtggctgtataggggccttaaaaatagtcgctctagagtgcgtaaaatctatctgtaataagattatgtcgatgacaaatgacgtgttctatgtgtaataaaatccatcgtgaaagagtgatgcaatacagaaaatatattagatggtgaaattacctggagcaccactgcctcgccagagcccttgaaacacaagggcctagaggcgtgtgctatatgaaacagctatcacagcggcatcctctaaacagaggagacgctacgagtgtgtggggctaataacatgtaatacatctttcgattgattgattgattgattgattgattgattgattgattgattgattgattgattgattgattgattgattgattgattgattgatggatggatggatggatggatggatggatggatggatggatggatggatggatggatgcccGTTTAAGTGTATatatggttgaaaaaaaaaacgacaaataTCTCCTATGTTTTTAATTTCAGTAGTCACTCAGTTATGCATTTCATGGCCTCTGTTACACAGGGACAGCTGAAAGCATACCATGGACTTATGTGTCCTCATGCACAGATCCCCAATGTAAACTTTCGCTTTATTTGTGCCTAGACCGGGCCCCGGCTGGAATAGCCTGCCACTGCTATGTACTGACTCAACGATCCTGCCGCCTGCAAATCTGCAACTTTTGATCATCCTTTGTTGTCATTTCTTGATGATGTTGTCAATGTAAGCGTATTGCCGAGCCCTCGGCCAACTACTGGAAAGCAACCGCTAGCTCTGTTTTCGAATTCCGCCGCGCCGCTGCGGCGGCGGACTCCTATAGCTGATAAAATGGTGAAAATATATACGCGTCAATTGTGCTTGCTGCTGACGTGTTTTCGTAACTAATGCAACACCAAAAGGAAACAACTTTCACTGTGGGAAAGAAACGAAAGTGTTTTGTCTTTTCCCTACCTCAGTTGGAAGCTCGGCAGGTTTAGTCCGAAACGTCGAGACAGCCGACGGCTACTCAGCTCAACTGGCCCAGTGGCTCAGTTGTCAGTACTGCTAAGTGCCGTGCGCATTGTCCTTGGCGTTGGCGACAATTTCCACTCTCACTGGAAGAGCGACCGGGGAAAGGGATTGGCGCTGATTGTAGACCTGACGTATACTTTGACGCGATTTGACGATGTCCATTGGCAAGCTGAAAGACTAGCCCCGGCTAGGCTATTAGCTATAATAAAGGAATTACGCGATTGAAAGCGTACGTCTTTTGCATTGAAAATATTTAGGTAGTGCTTCTTGATTCGCTGCTTATTTCCGTAGAAAAGGGAGCCGCAAACCAGCACATTCGTAGCGGTAGCACCGGTGCGTGATAGCACGCAGGTCAGAAAGAGCTCGTTCGTATATTCGGCGCCGAAACATGCCTgcaactcggtagcgcgaaaggGCGCGTTTCCTTGGAACTCGCGCCTTTGTATCGGCGGTGAAATTCCGACCCCTATAAACACGGACGAACGAATGAAATAAATTTATTCGCTTTAAAACGCGCTACTGCCTCTGATCGTGTGCGGTGACAATATTGACGCCACCGTGTTCGCCAGGACGCGATAACGCCGCGCACCTTCGGAAAACGTAATTacatcacattctttgggggtgcgagggcttaccccctcccaggtcgctcgtgccagctccctcacaacagacgtgggaagagctgctcagaacgccggaagaaaaagtacaaaaagccctcgttgcctgggccgaaagggtcgctcctcgtgaggggccattctaggactcgggcctgccaggtcataactgagcagagtgtcaataaagttgttaccaccacccacCAGAACAAGGAACGCGTGCCCGCGCAGCAATGCTTTATTGCGACAGTCAAGCTAGATACCGGCCAGCAAGTTGACGCCCGCCTTCAGTGACTGCCACTTGGAGCCGATGAGTCTGTGGAACACGTCTCCGACGGCCCCCACGACCGTGTCGCGGAAGAAGCTCGCCACTTTCGCGTACACTCCTCTGGCGGCTCGCGCGGCGCCCGCAACTGCTGTGCCGGAGGAGCGGTCGATGTCGCCCAGTGCTGAGTGCGCCTGGTTTTCGTCTCGTATATCGCCCGAGTCGACGGCGCCGACGAAGCCACGGAACCTCTGCTGGGCTTCCTGATTCCTGCGAGCATCGTTTTATAATCGGTGCCCATAATCGTCCCCGCGAGACGCTCGACCACTCGGCGAGAGTATGGAGGGACGACACACATCAGGGCCCCACGAAACACGAGAACTACTGACTTaaaattctcgatttttcttcattttctgcgCGAAATCACCTAAAGTCCATGGCCTCGaaactacaaaaagaaaagtaatggtGAACCTCAGAGCACCCTTAATAATTTACATATGCTTCAACTCTTCCCCTGCTTCACCTCGACCTGTTattgcacaacctccgggatcggcccacattttttatCGATGGgtgcggacacgaaaaatgccgaccaccgcGTCCATGGGcaaaaaaatgtgggccgatcccggaggttgtgcaatAACaggccgaggtgaagcaggcttcaagcactcagcgtAGTGAAGTACATACATTCTCTGGagtcacacatacagcatacagagcagcattcgtttcaatacagaacaagcacaaaacaagcataaGAACCGCACAGTTGATGATAAGCCGCTCCTGATAACCATGCGAAGCACGTagtgctccccgcatacgtttcccggtaaagagtACTGTTGCGCAAGCTACCGCGACGACGGCAAGTTGTGACGTGGGGattgacgtcactagcctttcgtatgTAAAAGATCCAGCCTAGCAACTAACTTCATTGATGTttcagcaccgctatgggtaggcaacgcatagttgtCACTCCCGAGGAACAGCGTGAATACGagtggcaaagggaaaaagaaatggcaatacggccggcggcggcgtgctgtcaaaattaccattactctcATTAATCTAAATTACCATCACTATCATTACTACAAAGCAATAAAGCATaacatacccccctcagcagttgtaatggcggttttcaacagcttcgtgCCCTGCACGTAATTTAAAAGAaggtttctcgccttctcttAAATTATCTGCAgaacacggatttggcctccacaaggtgaccttaggagtgactatttgtaattgtgaggcCTGTGTCggatttatgtgatttatttatttaagtgACGCTACGGTGGAGCGTCGATTGCCCTTgcagttgccggcagcaactgcaaggctaatcccaccagtagcctacaaccactcaactcaactcactGAAGCTTCGCTggtggacatccactttcgcaagaCCGGGCTGgagattcagttttttttttactaaccaGTTTTGATTTCGTTTCTCTGGAGGTGTATGATGACGCCATAACGCAGGACGTGGTCACATGGCAGCAGAACATCGCTACGCTTTAGCTCTAGCTCCAGCTCGCTCGGTCGCCTTGAGCAGCCTAGCAAATAACCGACCGGAAGCGAGTGAGTGCATCTAAGCACACCTTTGATGTTTACACATTAGTGGATCAACTGCCCAGACATGGCGCAATTGCCATCTATTTGTGAAAGAAGGTAAAAAAAAGGTTATAGAAACAGCGTGATATGAGGCTAAATTGATAACATCTTTACTAGGTTTCACAACGGGCACCACTTGTGCCACTTTACAGAGCTCTTGAATATCACCTGTCCTATACACACCGTTAAAAAAGGCAAGAAGCTCTTTGTTTTCGTGGCTTGGGCAGGTTCGGTGAGCCACTtattactgataaggtcagggCCACTGCACAACATCGTCGTAGGCTACTGAGCACTGACTCTAGCTCCCTAAATGTGAAAAAGACGTCCATCGGAAGACGAGAAGGAAGTGGCATGGGGCCCGTGGCCTCAGTCGAACAGTGTGACATGAGTAGGCATTTGCAAAATCTTCCGCCAGGACCACAAGAGTACATCCGAGCTTCAAGGCGAAGGGTTCGAAAGGTCTTCCTGTGTGAGCCTCTCTAGCAAGCCTGACAATAATTTCCCACACTATTGTCATTGGGATGCACATCGACAAGCTTACGCAGAGTACCACCCGCTGTCCCCTTCTTGACGTTTTAATATGCCTAGTCGTCGCGGCAACGAGGCAATTAAACGTCGTTTTAAGTGCCGGATCGCCCGCTTTTCTCAACATCATAGGCTTCGCTCTTCGCTGCGGACAGCCCAGGGTTTCCGTAACGTTTAAGTCTGGAGCAAGGAAGTGATCCGGCAGCTTAATTAATTTGACGGCCATCTTCTTGCTCTTCAGCGTGTCTACAAAGAAATCTCCGATGGGCCCATCAAGAACTTCTCAATAAGTACGCCACCGCGTAACAGAGGAGTACCTTTGTTCGCTCTTTTGGTATCCAGTAACGTTCGTAAATACgtgaaagtggtcactgcccgcTCGAGCTAAACTTCTGTCGTCGACGAAACTGTGGCATCTACTAATTGAATCACGAGATCAATGACGCTTACAGGAATTAACTTGAAACTCGTGACTTCGCACTGAAGTAGTGGTGTTAAGGTTCCCGTGCGCTAAGTTTACAAAATGGAGCTCTGACATTCATTTTACCTTGTAATATTCAACCTATTTCCACAAAATTAATCGAAATATTATATTCTAAGAACGCTTCATCAGTTTAAACTAAGTTACTGCGTCTATTGAATGACCCCTTAGTATCGCTGTACATACCGTGCCTTCCGAAAGTAAACGAGCTTATATCGGAAGTGGAATGCTAGGCGTCCTTGCCGCTACTCACTTGGCGTGCAATTCGGCGATGCGCTGGTCGAGCTCTCGGAGGCGCTTCTTCATCTCGATGCGCCTTAAGTGTGTCGCTTCACCAGCTCCGTCGACTCCGAACATCTCCCGTCGGATGGCGTCGCGGATGCCCGTCAGGTTGCGCTCCGTCTCCTTTCCCTCGTGAATCTTGGCCTCGATGCCCCTGATCAGGGGCGCCTCCCTTTGCATAATCTGTGACGCGTAAGTGTGAAGCCGTCACTCCGTTCACTGACAGACTAACTGaaccacaacacacacacaagtgCGCTACGTGCCGACTAGTTGGGACAGGTTTATGAATGTA from the Dermacentor variabilis isolate Ectoservices chromosome 9, ASM5094787v1, whole genome shotgun sequence genome contains:
- the LOC142558083 gene encoding uncharacterized protein LOC142558083, translated to MVSHRKVRCFHLLVILAALAAAWGQTFDEPEQGKQNIEEPAETVASDPGQRSAHDIRENESDKERSGEETRQNSIASENTDDPRINIMQREAPLIRGIEAKIHEGKETERNLTGIRDAIRREMFGVDGAGEATHLRRIEMKKRLRELDQRIAELHAKNQEAQQRFRGFVGAVDSGDIRDENQAHSALGDIDRSSGTAVAGAARAARGVYAKVASFFRDTVVGAVGDVFHRLIGSKWQSLKAGVNLLAGI